Proteins co-encoded in one Alcanivorax sp. genomic window:
- the trpE gene encoding anthranilate synthase component I: protein MSPQELDRYAQEGYTRVPVVREVLADLDTPLTAYRKLAQGPYSYLFESVQGGEQWGRYSILGLPAEEVIRITGQKVSVSNADGETQLDVEDPIRWIESYRQQYRSPELPGLPRFNGGLVGYFGYDSVRYFEPRLGPAPGKDVLGVPDILLMRSEEVVVFDNLRGSLYLIVHVDPTAADAAEQAEVRLEALEEKLRAPLPEPEHTVYGDPVDESDFQSEFPEAQFKAGVEKVREYILAGDVMQVVPAQRMSCPFKAPAMDLYRALRYLNPSPYMFYLDLDDFHIAGSSPEILARAEQGRVTVRPIAGTRKRGASTEEDKALEADLLADPKEIAEHLMLIDLGRNDVGRVAKPGKVNLTDKMVVERYSHVMHIVSNVEGELKDGQGPLEVLSATFPAGTLSGAPKIRAMEIIDELEPTKRGIYGGAVGYIGFNGDMDTAIAIRTAVVKDERLYVQAGAGIVADSVPQSEWDETMNKARAVFRAVNLALGGLNLADGGQR from the coding sequence ATGTCACCACAAGAACTGGATCGTTACGCCCAAGAGGGCTACACCCGCGTCCCTGTTGTCCGCGAGGTGCTGGCGGATCTGGATACGCCGCTGACGGCGTACCGCAAGCTGGCCCAGGGGCCTTACAGCTACCTGTTTGAATCCGTGCAGGGCGGCGAGCAATGGGGCCGCTATTCCATCCTTGGCTTGCCCGCTGAAGAAGTCATTCGCATCACTGGCCAGAAGGTCTCGGTGAGCAATGCCGATGGTGAAACCCAGCTAGATGTGGAAGATCCGATCCGCTGGATCGAGAGCTATCGCCAGCAGTATCGGTCTCCGGAACTGCCCGGGCTGCCCCGTTTCAATGGTGGTCTGGTGGGTTATTTCGGTTATGACAGCGTGCGTTATTTCGAGCCGCGGCTGGGCCCGGCACCGGGCAAGGATGTGTTGGGCGTGCCCGATATCCTGCTGATGCGTTCCGAAGAAGTGGTGGTGTTCGACAACCTGCGTGGTTCGCTGTATCTGATCGTGCACGTGGACCCCACTGCTGCCGATGCCGCAGAGCAGGCAGAGGTCCGGCTGGAGGCCCTGGAGGAGAAACTGCGGGCGCCGCTGCCGGAGCCCGAGCATACGGTGTATGGCGATCCGGTGGACGAAAGTGATTTTCAGAGCGAGTTCCCGGAAGCCCAGTTCAAGGCCGGGGTGGAGAAGGTGCGCGAGTACATTCTCGCCGGCGATGTGATGCAGGTGGTGCCGGCCCAGCGCATGAGCTGCCCTTTCAAGGCGCCGGCCATGGATCTGTACCGCGCTCTGCGCTACCTGAACCCGTCGCCGTACATGTTCTATCTGGATCTGGATGACTTCCACATTGCCGGTTCTTCGCCGGAAATCCTTGCCCGGGCCGAGCAGGGGCGGGTGACCGTGCGCCCCATTGCCGGTACCCGCAAGCGCGGTGCCTCCACCGAGGAAGACAAGGCCCTGGAAGCGGACCTGCTGGCGGATCCGAAGGAAATCGCCGAGCATCTGATGCTGATCGATCTGGGCCGCAACGATGTGGGCCGGGTGGCCAAACCTGGCAAGGTGAACCTCACCGACAAGATGGTGGTAGAGCGCTATTCCCACGTGATGCACATCGTTTCCAACGTGGAAGGCGAGCTGAAGGACGGCCAGGGGCCGTTGGAAGTGCTCAGTGCCACCTTCCCGGCGGGTACCCTGAGTGGCGCGCCAAAGATTCGCGCCATGGAAATCATTGATGAGCTGGAACCCACCAAGCGCGGCATCTATGGCGGTGCAGTGGGTTACATCGGCTTCAACGGCGATATGGACACGGCCATCGCCATCCGCACCGCGGTGGTGAAGGACGAGCGGCTGTACGTGCAGGCGGGCGCCGGCATTGTGGCTGACTCGGTGCCCCAGTCCGAGTGGGACGAGACCATGAACAAAGCCCGGGCAGTATTCCGGGCGGTGAACCTGGCATTGGGTGGTCTCAACCTGGCAGACGGAGGGCAGCGGTAA
- a CDS encoding aminodeoxychorismate/anthranilate synthase component II, with protein sequence MRVLMIDNYDSFTYNLVQYLQELGAEVLVHRNDQITLEEIEALNPDRLMVSPGPCTPNEAGISIAAIKHFAGKLPILGVCLGHQSIGQAFGGEVVRARQVMHGKTSPIYHSGVGIFRDLPSPYIATRYHSLVVEKGSLPDCLEITAWTQNEDGSMDEIMGMRHKTLPIEGVQYHPESILSEHGHALLDNFLKGEQGA encoded by the coding sequence ATGCGTGTCTTGATGATCGATAACTACGACAGTTTTACCTACAACCTGGTGCAGTATCTGCAGGAACTGGGCGCCGAGGTGCTGGTACATCGCAACGACCAGATCACCCTTGAGGAGATTGAAGCCCTCAACCCGGACCGGTTGATGGTATCGCCGGGGCCCTGTACGCCTAATGAGGCCGGGATTTCCATTGCGGCTATCAAGCACTTTGCCGGCAAGCTGCCTATTCTGGGTGTGTGCCTGGGACACCAGAGCATCGGTCAGGCGTTTGGCGGCGAGGTGGTGCGGGCCCGTCAGGTGATGCACGGCAAGACCTCGCCGATCTATCACAGTGGCGTGGGCATCTTCCGGGATCTGCCGTCCCCCTACATCGCCACCCGCTACCACTCCCTGGTGGTGGAAAAGGGCAGCCTGCCAGATTGTCTGGAGATCACGGCCTGGACCCAGAATGAAGACGGCAGTATGGACGAGATCATGGGCATGCGGCACAAGACCCTGCCGATTGAGGGGGTGCAGTATCACCCGGAGTCCATCCTCAGTGAGCACGGCCACGCCCTGCTCGACAATTTTCTGAAAGGAGAGCAAGGCGCATGA
- a CDS encoding isochorismate lyase has translation MTAKSPEECLGMEDIRAEIDRRDREIIALLGERAGYVHAAAAFKTSEDGVRAPERFRTMLQTRREWAEQEGLDADMVEKLYRDLVEHFIQREMAAFKGS, from the coding sequence ATGACAGCTAAGTCACCGGAGGAATGTCTGGGGATGGAGGATATTCGTGCCGAAATTGATCGCCGGGATCGTGAGATTATCGCCTTGCTCGGCGAGAGGGCGGGTTATGTGCATGCCGCAGCGGCCTTCAAGACCAGCGAAGATGGTGTCAGGGCGCCAGAACGGTTCCGGACCATGCTGCAGACCCGAAGAGAGTGGGCGGAGCAGGAAGGGCTGGATGCGGATATGGTCGAGAAGCTGTACCGGGATTTGGTGGAGCACTTTATCCAGCGGGAAATGGCGGCTTTTAAAGGCAGTTAA
- the cyoC gene encoding cytochrome o ubiquinol oxidase subunit III: MSDNTMTAAVNDSDKKAPLEFLVKGDHHPQNGTLLGFWLYLMSDCLIFACLFATYGVLGRSYAGGPTGMELFDLNLIAINTSLLLISSITYGFAMLQMQANKVKGTMFWLAITGLLGAGFLGLELYEFHHLIHVGAGPQTSGFWTAFFALVGTHGLHVFFGIVWLVTLLFQLKKHGLIVENKRRVFCLSMFWHFLDVVWIGVFTYVYLMGVLP; this comes from the coding sequence ATGTCTGATAACACCATGACTGCTGCTGTGAATGACAGCGACAAGAAGGCCCCGCTGGAATTTCTCGTGAAGGGGGATCACCACCCCCAGAACGGTACCCTGCTGGGTTTCTGGCTCTACCTGATGAGCGACTGTCTGATCTTCGCTTGTCTGTTTGCCACCTATGGTGTGCTCGGTCGCAGCTATGCGGGCGGGCCCACCGGCATGGAACTGTTCGATCTGAACCTGATCGCCATCAACACCTCGTTGCTGCTGATCTCGTCGATCACCTATGGCTTCGCCATGCTGCAAATGCAGGCCAACAAGGTGAAGGGCACCATGTTCTGGCTGGCCATTACCGGCCTGCTGGGCGCGGGCTTTCTTGGGCTGGAACTGTATGAGTTCCATCACCTGATTCACGTGGGCGCTGGCCCGCAGACCAGCGGTTTCTGGACCGCTTTCTTCGCGCTGGTAGGGACTCACGGTCTGCACGTGTTCTTCGGCATCGTGTGGCTGGTGACCCTGCTGTTCCAGTTGAAGAAGCACGGTTTGATTGTGGAAAACAAGCGCCGGGTATTCTGCCTGTCCATGTTCTGGCATTTCCTGGATGTGGTCTGGATCGGCGTATTTACTTACGTTTACCTGATGGGAGTGCTGCCATGA
- a CDS encoding VOC family protein → MSDVKINPYLNFPGSCREAFELYAQVLEAPVTFLITMGETPMAEEVPKEMHDRICHICLERDGLTLMGSDCPPDQYETPQGTIINIGMESVEKAELVFAQLSEGGRVTMPLEETFWAKRFGMCVDRFGVPWMVNCDKPMP, encoded by the coding sequence ATGTCTGATGTGAAGATCAACCCCTACCTGAATTTTCCGGGCAGCTGCCGGGAGGCCTTCGAGCTGTATGCCCAGGTGCTGGAGGCGCCGGTGACCTTTCTGATCACTATGGGAGAAACGCCCATGGCGGAAGAGGTGCCGAAGGAGATGCATGATCGGATTTGTCATATCTGTCTGGAACGCGATGGTTTGACGTTGATGGGTTCGGATTGTCCGCCAGACCAGTATGAGACGCCGCAGGGCACCATTATCAATATCGGAATGGAATCGGTGGAGAAAGCCGAATTGGTATTTGCCCAGTTGAGTGAAGGGGGGCGGGTCACCATGCCTTTGGAGGAGACCTTCTGGGCAAAACGGTTCGGTATGTGTGTAGACCGGTTTGGGGTGCCGTGGATGGTGAATTGCGATAAGCCCATGCCGTAA
- the cyoD gene encoding cytochrome o ubiquinol oxidase subunit IV codes for MSEHTHEHDHHDDDIPHVSLKEYLTGFVLAVILTVIPFWLVMGNVFESSATTVLVILAFALVQIVVHMVYFLHMNFHSEGGWNMLALIFTLILVFITLAGSLWVMYNLNVNMMPGMME; via the coding sequence ATGAGCGAGCATACACACGAGCATGATCATCACGATGATGACATTCCCCATGTTTCCCTGAAGGAATACCTCACCGGTTTTGTGCTGGCGGTGATCCTCACCGTGATTCCGTTCTGGCTGGTGATGGGCAATGTATTTGAGAGCTCAGCCACCACCGTCCTGGTAATCCTGGCCTTTGCGCTGGTGCAGATCGTGGTGCACATGGTGTATTTCCTGCACATGAACTTCCATTCGGAAGGTGGCTGGAACATGCTGGCGCTGATTTTCACGTTGATCCTGGTGTTCATTACCCTCGCGGGTTCGTTGTGGGTGATGTACAACCTGAACGTGAACATGATGCCGGGGATGATGGAATAG
- a CDS encoding response regulator transcription factor, which produces MSDAIENEGRLLLIVEDDEAFARTLGRSFERRGYTVVTADSHEAMEKVLKTHNPGYAVVDLKIKGEASGLACVQTLHQHNEETLIVVLTGYASIATAVEAVKLGACHYLAKPSNTDDIEDAFQRAEGTTDVSLTARSSDLKTLEWERIHETLAETGFNISETARRLGMHRRTLARKLEKQRVK; this is translated from the coding sequence ATGTCTGACGCTATCGAAAATGAAGGGCGGCTGTTGCTCATCGTAGAAGATGACGAAGCGTTTGCCCGCACCCTGGGGCGTTCCTTCGAGCGCCGTGGCTATACCGTGGTGACGGCGGACAGTCATGAGGCCATGGAGAAGGTGCTCAAGACCCACAATCCGGGTTACGCGGTGGTGGATCTCAAGATCAAGGGCGAAGCTTCCGGGCTGGCCTGTGTGCAGACCCTGCACCAGCACAATGAAGAGACCCTGATCGTGGTCCTTACCGGTTACGCCAGCATTGCCACCGCGGTGGAAGCGGTGAAGCTGGGCGCCTGCCATTACCTGGCCAAACCTTCCAACACCGATGATATCGAGGATGCCTTCCAGCGTGCGGAAGGGACCACCGATGTGTCGCTCACCGCGCGGTCGTCGGACCTGAAAACCCTCGAATGGGAACGCATCCACGAAACCCTGGCCGAGACCGGCTTCAACATTTCCGAAACCGCCCGCCGCCTGGGCATGCATCGCCGCACCCTTGCCCGCAAGCTGGAAAAACAACGCGTCAAGTAA
- the trpC gene encoding indole-3-glycerol phosphate synthase TrpC — protein MSTGTILDKIIARKQEEIAVGKNNYTLGDLQSMAENQGKARGFARALFDRVRDKQPAVIAEIKKASPSKGVIRDDFDPVAIARSYEKHGAACLSVLTDQDFFQGHEDYLRAARNAVELPVIRKDFMIDPWQIFESRAMGADAVLLIVAALSDAQLDELNHAAQQAGCDVLVEVHTEEELERAVKLNAELIGINNRNLHTFETSLDTTLTLAENVPADRMIITESGIHTAADVKLMRSNGIHAFLVGEAFMREADPGEGLKALFFS, from the coding sequence ATGAGTACCGGCACTATTCTCGACAAGATTATTGCCCGCAAGCAGGAAGAGATTGCGGTGGGCAAGAACAACTACACCCTCGGTGATCTGCAATCCATGGCGGAGAACCAGGGCAAGGCCCGCGGTTTTGCCCGCGCCCTGTTTGACCGGGTGCGTGACAAGCAGCCGGCGGTGATTGCCGAAATCAAGAAGGCGTCCCCCAGCAAGGGGGTGATACGCGATGATTTCGATCCGGTGGCCATTGCCCGGAGCTATGAAAAGCATGGCGCAGCCTGTCTGTCAGTGCTCACTGACCAGGATTTTTTCCAGGGCCACGAAGATTACCTACGGGCCGCCCGGAACGCGGTGGAACTGCCGGTGATTCGCAAGGATTTCATGATCGACCCCTGGCAGATCTTCGAATCCCGTGCCATGGGCGCCGATGCGGTGCTGTTGATCGTGGCGGCCCTGTCCGATGCTCAGCTGGACGAGCTTAACCATGCTGCCCAGCAGGCCGGCTGTGACGTGCTGGTGGAAGTGCACACCGAAGAAGAGCTGGAGCGGGCGGTGAAGCTGAACGCGGAGCTGATCGGCATCAACAACCGCAACCTGCATACCTTCGAGACCAGCCTGGACACCACGCTGACCCTGGCCGAAAACGTGCCCGCCGACCGCATGATCATCACCGAAAGCGGCATCCACACCGCCGCGGATGTGAAGCTGATGCGCAGCAACGGCATTCATGCCTTCCTGGTGGGAGAAGCGTTCATGCGCGAAGCGGACCCGGGGGAGGGGCTGAAGGCGCTGTTCTTCAGTTAA
- a CDS encoding MOSC domain-containing protein → MNIVALYTADESRGPMTGHEAVQLRAGCGIVGDRHYKRNTKPEEQLTLIEHEAVDAFNEEFGQEVQPHQLRRNIVTQGVDLNALEGHEFMIGPVRVRGIELCEPCSVVGKLLAGELTPTRIIQSFMGRGGLRCEILSTGVVRVGDDIVIPSE, encoded by the coding sequence ATGAATATTGTCGCCCTCTACACCGCCGATGAGTCCCGTGGCCCCATGACCGGCCACGAAGCCGTGCAATTGCGTGCCGGCTGCGGCATCGTTGGTGACCGCCACTACAAGCGCAATACCAAACCCGAAGAGCAGCTCACCCTGATCGAGCATGAGGCCGTGGACGCCTTCAACGAAGAGTTCGGCCAGGAAGTGCAGCCCCACCAGCTGCGCCGCAACATCGTTACCCAGGGCGTGGATCTCAATGCCCTGGAGGGCCATGAATTCATGATCGGCCCGGTGCGGGTGCGCGGCATCGAGCTGTGTGAGCCCTGCTCGGTGGTGGGCAAACTGCTGGCCGGCGAGCTTACGCCCACCCGCATCATCCAGTCCTTCATGGGCCGCGGCGGTCTACGCTGCGAGATCCTCTCAACAGGCGTGGTGAGAGTGGGCGACGACATTGTGATCCCCAGCGAATGA
- a CDS encoding DUF1415 domain-containing protein — protein MNDVEKTRYINQTRQWLEQVVIGLNLCPFARKPFQKGQVRFAVTDSRNVETLLQDLYDELEKLATTPASTIDTTLLIIPDQLDDFYDYNDMLDLADALLEQQDWVGTFQIASFHPAYQFADTEADDPGNYTNRAPFPILHLLREDSLEQGLASYPDPEAIPERNLDTLDNLSEAQWLSLFGGPPGASR, from the coding sequence ATGAACGACGTGGAAAAAACCCGCTACATCAACCAGACCCGCCAATGGCTGGAACAGGTGGTGATCGGCCTGAACCTGTGCCCCTTCGCCCGCAAACCCTTCCAGAAAGGCCAGGTGCGTTTTGCCGTGACCGACAGCCGCAACGTGGAAACCCTGCTGCAGGATCTCTACGACGAACTGGAAAAACTGGCGACGACACCCGCCAGCACCATCGACACCACCCTGCTTATCATCCCCGATCAACTGGATGACTTTTACGACTACAACGACATGCTGGATCTGGCCGACGCCCTGCTGGAACAGCAGGACTGGGTAGGCACCTTCCAGATCGCCAGCTTCCACCCGGCCTATCAGTTTGCCGACACGGAAGCGGACGACCCGGGCAACTACACCAACCGGGCGCCCTTCCCGATCCTGCACCTGCTGCGTGAAGACAGTCTGGAGCAGGGGCTCGCCAGCTACCCGGACCCGGAAGCCATTCCCGAACGCAACCTGGATACCCTGGACAACCTCAGCGAAGCCCAGTGGCTCAGTCTGTTCGGCGGCCCGCCGGGAGCCTCGCGATGA
- the trpD gene encoding anthranilate phosphoribosyltransferase: MNIQEALAKVVEQIDLSVDEMQDVMRQIMTGGATDAQIGGFLVALRMKSESLDEITGGVQVMRELVTAVPVANRQYLVDIVGTGGDGANLFNVSSASAFVAAAAGAHVAKHGGRSVSSSSGSADLLETAGIALDLTPEQIGSCVDNVGVGFMFAPNHHKAMKYAVGPRKELGMRTLFNILGPMTNPAGVQRLVLGVFSEKLCRPMAEVMGRLGAEHVMVVHSKDGLDEISLATRTHVAEFKDGAVSEYDVTPEDLGLDSASLVGLDVSSSDGSLALIKDALGKRTTDAASKAADMIALNAGAAIYVSGITRTHKEGVRMAEDLIHNGEAAERMRELAQFSTALTAAD, encoded by the coding sequence ATGAATATTCAGGAAGCCCTGGCCAAGGTGGTCGAGCAGATTGATTTGAGCGTGGACGAGATGCAGGACGTGATGCGCCAGATCATGACCGGCGGCGCCACCGATGCCCAGATCGGCGGATTCCTGGTGGCCCTGCGCATGAAAAGCGAATCCCTGGATGAAATTACCGGTGGTGTGCAGGTGATGCGCGAGCTGGTGACCGCAGTGCCGGTGGCCAATCGCCAGTATCTGGTAGATATCGTCGGCACCGGTGGTGATGGCGCCAACCTGTTCAATGTGTCCTCGGCCAGTGCCTTTGTGGCCGCAGCCGCCGGTGCCCACGTGGCCAAGCACGGTGGCCGTTCGGTGAGCTCCAGCAGTGGTTCTGCTGACCTGCTGGAAACCGCCGGGATTGCCCTGGACCTGACCCCGGAACAGATTGGAAGCTGTGTGGACAACGTGGGCGTGGGCTTCATGTTTGCTCCCAACCACCACAAGGCCATGAAGTATGCGGTGGGCCCGCGCAAGGAACTGGGTATGCGTACCCTGTTCAATATCCTCGGACCGATGACCAACCCGGCTGGCGTGCAGCGCCTGGTGCTGGGGGTGTTCAGCGAGAAACTGTGCCGGCCCATGGCAGAAGTGATGGGGCGCCTGGGCGCTGAGCACGTGATGGTGGTGCACAGCAAGGACGGCCTGGACGAGATTTCCCTGGCCACCCGCACCCATGTGGCGGAGTTCAAGGACGGTGCCGTGAGCGAGTATGACGTGACCCCGGAAGATCTGGGGCTTGATTCCGCCTCCTTGGTGGGGCTGGATGTAAGCAGCTCTGATGGCTCCCTGGCCCTGATCAAGGATGCCCTGGGCAAGCGCACCACAGACGCGGCCAGCAAGGCGGCGGACATGATTGCACTGAATGCCGGTGCAGCTATCTATGTGAGCGGTATTACCCGAACTCACAAAGAGGGGGTACGCATGGCCGAAGACCTGATACACAATGGAGAGGCAGCGGAACGCATGCGTGAGCTTGCCCAGTTCAGTACTGCCCTTACGGCGGCGGACTGA
- a CDS encoding DUF3301 domain-containing protein, producing MNLDLGDIFLVTAVVIIAALFWRSHGIRERALAYTRKYCEREALEFLDDTVGMDKLTLQRDSNGKLRITRIYRFEFTVTGGERYQGHTIVMGGTVHRVDLPPHRYTPPPEQLH from the coding sequence ATGAATCTGGATTTGGGGGATATCTTTCTGGTCACCGCCGTGGTGATCATCGCCGCCCTGTTCTGGCGCTCCCACGGAATCCGTGAGCGGGCCCTGGCCTACACACGCAAATACTGTGAACGGGAAGCGCTGGAGTTTCTCGACGACACCGTGGGCATGGACAAGCTGACCCTGCAACGGGACAGCAACGGCAAGCTACGCATCACCCGCATCTACCGCTTCGAATTCACCGTCACCGGCGGCGAACGCTATCAGGGCCACACCATCGTCATGGGCGGCACGGTGCACCGCGTCGACCTGCCCCCCCACCGCTACACCCCACCCCCTGAACAGCTGCACTAG
- a CDS encoding ATP-binding protein → MSTTDSANRHPLSALRSVLGSGSDDATGRKNLQLLIQLRWIAMFGQFATILVVYYGLDVPLPVSNMLIVLFGLLLFNALSVLRLRVRRPIGNTELFLSLLVDVGTLTMLLFLSGGATNPFVFLFLLQVILGAVLLEAWSTWVILIVTTLCFGWLAWYGHPLPMPLDHSRGLFSLYIEGMLICFVLNGGLLVIFINRINRNKRQRDERLAELRQRAAEEEHIVRMGLLASGAAHELGTPLATLSVILGDWKHMAPFKNDPDMAQEIAEMQTQVLRCKSIVSGILLSAGETRGEASEETTVREFLDELVAEWRDTRPVKDFIYMNDFGTDLRIVSDDALKQSIHNVLDNALEASPNWVRLDVHREDETLLISVTDRGPGFPEDMLDSIGRPYQSTKGRPGSGLGLFLVMNVLRTLGGNLRARNLVQGGALVTLSLPLNTVTLEEEG, encoded by the coding sequence ATGAGTACAACCGATTCTGCCAACCGGCATCCCCTTTCCGCCCTGCGCAGTGTACTGGGCAGCGGTAGCGACGATGCCACCGGGCGCAAGAACCTGCAGCTGCTGATCCAGCTACGCTGGATTGCCATGTTCGGCCAGTTCGCCACCATTCTGGTGGTTTACTACGGGCTGGATGTGCCGCTGCCGGTGTCCAACATGTTGATCGTGTTGTTCGGCTTGTTGCTGTTCAACGCCCTGAGTGTATTGCGCCTGCGGGTGCGCCGCCCCATTGGAAACACTGAGCTGTTTCTGTCCCTGCTGGTGGACGTGGGCACACTCACCATGCTGCTTTTTCTTAGCGGCGGCGCCACCAACCCCTTCGTCTTTTTGTTTCTGCTGCAGGTGATTCTGGGCGCGGTATTGCTGGAGGCCTGGTCCACCTGGGTGATCCTGATTGTCACCACCCTGTGTTTTGGCTGGTTGGCCTGGTACGGGCATCCCTTGCCCATGCCTTTGGATCATTCCCGTGGGCTGTTCAGTCTGTATATCGAAGGCATGTTGATCTGCTTTGTGCTCAACGGCGGCTTGCTGGTGATCTTTATCAACCGCATTAACCGCAACAAGCGTCAGCGGGATGAGCGTCTGGCGGAATTGCGTCAGCGTGCGGCAGAGGAAGAGCACATTGTCCGCATGGGGCTGCTGGCGTCCGGCGCCGCCCACGAGCTGGGCACGCCGCTGGCCACCCTGTCGGTGATTCTGGGGGATTGGAAACACATGGCGCCGTTCAAGAATGATCCGGACATGGCGCAGGAAATCGCCGAAATGCAGACCCAGGTGCTGCGCTGCAAATCCATTGTCAGCGGCATTCTTTTGTCTGCCGGTGAAACCCGCGGCGAAGCCTCCGAGGAAACCACAGTGCGGGAGTTCCTCGATGAGCTGGTGGCGGAATGGCGTGACACGCGGCCGGTGAAGGATTTCATCTACATGAATGATTTCGGCACCGACCTGCGTATTGTCTCCGACGACGCGCTCAAGCAAAGCATTCATAATGTATTGGATAATGCCCTGGAGGCCTCGCCGAACTGGGTGCGGCTGGATGTGCATCGCGAAGACGAGACGCTGCTGATTTCAGTGACTGACCGGGGTCCCGGCTTCCCGGAAGACATGCTGGACAGTATCGGCCGTCCGTATCAGTCCACCAAGGGCAGACCGGGCAGTGGCCTGGGGCTGTTTCTGGTGATGAATGTATTGCGCACTCTGGGCGGCAATCTGCGCGCCCGTAATCTGGTCCAAGGCGGGGCGTTGGTGACGCTGTCGCTGCCCCTGAACACCGTGACGCTGGAAGAGGAGGGCTAA
- a CDS encoding SURF1 family protein → MARRRFLAFVFLLLAALAFAGFMSLGVWQIKRLAWKEDLIARIDARVHAQAVVAPAREEWADVTHASHEYRPVTVTGHYRPEAVSLVSAATEAGQGYWVMAPLQRADGSWLYINQGFVPQSERKPAQAGEFTPQGEVTVTGLLRLSHPGGGVLRDNVPAENRWYSRDVQAMAARQSIAPVAPFFVDEARAGEALPIGGLTVIQFRNNHLVYAITWFALALGVVLAGWLVQRHR, encoded by the coding sequence ATGGCTCGTCGGCGTTTTCTGGCTTTTGTTTTTCTGCTGCTGGCGGCGTTGGCCTTTGCTGGCTTTATGTCGCTGGGTGTCTGGCAGATAAAGCGGCTGGCGTGGAAGGAAGATCTGATTGCGCGTATCGATGCGCGGGTGCATGCGCAGGCCGTGGTGGCGCCTGCCCGGGAAGAGTGGGCAGACGTGACCCATGCCAGCCATGAATACCGCCCTGTGACGGTGACCGGGCACTATCGGCCGGAGGCCGTGTCATTGGTGTCCGCTGCCACGGAAGCGGGGCAGGGCTATTGGGTGATGGCGCCACTGCAACGGGCGGATGGCAGTTGGTTGTACATCAATCAGGGCTTTGTGCCTCAGTCCGAGCGCAAGCCGGCTCAGGCGGGTGAGTTTACTCCGCAGGGTGAAGTGACCGTGACCGGTCTGCTGCGTCTCAGCCATCCCGGCGGTGGCGTACTGCGTGACAACGTGCCCGCGGAAAATCGCTGGTATTCCCGCGATGTGCAGGCCATGGCGGCCAGACAAAGCATTGCCCCTGTAGCCCCGTTCTTTGTAGATGAGGCCAGAGCGGGGGAGGCCTTGCCGATCGGCGGGCTCACCGTTATCCAGTTCCGTAATAACCATCTGGTGTATGCCATCACCTGGTTCGCACTGGCGTTAGGCGTGGTACTGGCGGGGTGGCTGGTGCAGCGGCATCGCTGA
- the crp gene encoding cAMP-activated global transcriptional regulator CRP gives MTEGNKIIPNLDHFLANCHRRKYPAKSTIIYAGDESDALYYILKGSVTVMIEDDDGREMIMAYLNEGDFFGEMGLFENDPSRSAWVKAKSECEVAEVSYAKFKQLAREDADILFAVSAQIAGRLRATTRKVGDLAFLDVTGRVAGTLLDLCKQPDAMTHPDGMQIKVTRQEIGRIVGCSREMVGRVLKNLEEQGLVSVKGKTMVVYGTR, from the coding sequence ATGACTGAAGGCAACAAAATTATTCCAAATCTGGACCATTTCCTGGCCAATTGTCACCGTCGCAAATATCCGGCGAAAAGCACAATTATCTATGCCGGGGATGAGTCAGATGCACTGTATTACATTCTGAAGGGGTCTGTGACCGTCATGATCGAGGATGATGACGGCCGCGAAATGATCATGGCCTACCTCAATGAGGGGGATTTCTTCGGTGAAATGGGGCTGTTCGAGAATGACCCGTCCCGCTCTGCCTGGGTTAAGGCCAAGAGTGAATGTGAAGTAGCGGAAGTCAGCTACGCAAAATTCAAGCAGCTGGCCCGCGAAGACGCCGATATCCTGTTCGCCGTCTCCGCCCAGATCGCCGGCCGCCTGCGCGCCACTACCCGAAAGGTGGGTGACCTGGCGTTCCTGGACGTAACCGGCCGCGTGGCAGGCACCCTGCTGGACTTGTGCAAACAACCCGACGCCATGACCCACCCCGACGGCATGCAAATCAAGGTCACCCGCCAGGAAATCGGCCGCATCGTCGGCTGCTCCCGTGAAATGGTGGGCCGGGTACTGAAGAATCTGGAAGAACAGGGTCTGGTATCTGTGAAGGGCAAGACCATGGTGGTTTACGGCACGCGCTGA